Sequence from the Clostridium botulinum genome:
TTCTTAAATCACATATAAATCTAAAATTCTAAGATTCTTTTCTTCTTGAGAATTTTAGATTTATTATAAATAAAACTATTTATATATTTGGGATTAATTAACTGTTATTGGTGTATAATACACTATAGATAACAAACAGTTTTATATTGTTCATTAATAATATTTAGCATAAAAATGTTCATCAAGAATAGTTATATTATTATATATGGAGGTTTTAGTATGAATCTACTGGCATTAATTTTTAATATACTTATTCCTATAATAATGATTTTCATGGGATTTTTATACAAATGTAATTTATACAAAAAGATAGATAAAACATTAGATTTAATTATACCTATAGCAATGATTTTTTCAGGTTTTTCAGATGATAAAAAGATTAGTCTTTCTAAAGGTACAAGCACTTTAGCTTCAGCTAATAAAAAATGTAGTTTAATATGGAGTATTTCTGGCGTATGTACACTTCTACTTACTATAATACTTTTAATATTAAATAAATCAGATATTTATGATACAAGTGTTATTTTATTAGAAGTTGAATTTTTCATATTAGTTGCTATATTTATAACTGTAGAATATGTATTAAAAAGAAAGCTTTATAAGAAAATTTATTAGTAATTTTATAGAAAGTATAAAAAGGTGTATTGTGAAGTTTTACAATACACCTTTATGTTTCCAAGATATTAATTTAATGTCTTATTTATTATCTAGTCTTGTCCTTTTCCAATAATTCTTCATTTTATATGATTTATCATTAGTTACATCTTTTCCAAACCAAGTAGGTGGATTAAAATTTTTTGCCTCTTTTTCTGAATCAAACTCTATTTCTCCATAACAAAATTCATTTATGCTTCCTTGATCCACTATACCAACTGTAAGATTATACTTCTCTATTGGTATAATATAATAATGCTTTTGTATAAGATTTTCTAATTTTAAATTTCCAACTTCAAGTAAAGCATTATATTCTTCTTTAGTAAGATCTTTTTGTACCTCATGTCTAGTTAGTGTTCCTTCTCCTTTTATACAAAGTCTATAGGTTTCATCTGTTGTTGTATGTGTTATTAAATTTTCTACTACTTTACTTCTTAATCTAACCTCAGGGGTTATAGATATATATCCTTGAGTATAATATGTTATCGTAGATGATAAATTTATTGGTACTTCATTTATGTTAAACAACCATTTTCTTTCTATTTCCATATTAAGTTATGTCCTTTCTATTTACCTTATTAAAAAATTTATAATACAAATTGCTTATTTGTATAACATTAATATAAGTAATTGCTAAATTTCAATTTATATTATGACTTTACATAAGCAGTAATATATCATATGAAATCATGTAATTAGGTAATACTATACTGTTTAATATTATTTATTTTACAATTATATATTTAAATTAGCTTTTATTGATTTATTATATTAAAATAGCAAACTACTTATCGTTAAAACAAATATTAATAAAATAAATACTACAGACATTATTCTGCCTGATTTAGCTAAATAATCATTTTTATATTTATATCCTAAGAAAAATGCTATACATAATATAATTAAAGAAATTATTGCCGATGAAAATGATATACCAATTGAATTTAAAACATGCTTACCTAACTCTTTTCCATCCCAACTAACAAATGAAAACATTGCTCCTAAAATAGAAAGTATAAGTGAAATACTTCCTATTCCATATTTTTTAGAATCAATTATTTTACTCATAATATTTACTCCTATCATATATAATTAAGTTCAATCATGAACCATTATAAATCAATTATAGCATAAATTGTAAATAACCTATCCACTCTTTTAATGATTCAAAATCAAATTTAGTTAATGCATTATTATAATAGTTAAATGCCTCTGGATTTTTGTTTTTTAATTTTACTAAGCTTTTTTTAGGACCATAATAATATTCATCACAAATACTAAAATAAATTTCAAGGCTATCTACTAAGAGCCAATGCCATCTAAAATAACCTTCTGCATCCTCTCTTTTTGTACGCAAAAATATTTTTTCACACCATTCTATCTGATGTTGTTTTTCTTCTCTAGATTTTTTAGGCATATTTTTAATAAATTCACAAACCTTTTCTTGAAGTTTTTTCCCTATTCCATATTTATCAATAACTATATTTCCATCATGAATTTGTACATATTTCTCATAATTTATATCATTTTTAAAAAGTGATGTATTATAAATAAAAACATCTAATTTTATTCCATCACTTCATTTCCGTCATGAAATTTACACTTTTTATCTGTAATTACAAGTGCATCAAAGTCACTATTTATGTTATTAGAACCATCAGCATAAGACCCATATAAAATTATTGTATGTGGTTCATATTTATTAAGTATATAATTTATTATTTTATTTTTCATCATTATCCCCCCAAAAAACAACACCAATTCAATACCACTTCTAAATATTAATAAAAAGAATATAATTGCTAAATTCATATTTTTTTATAAATTTGCTATTAATATTTCTATTTATATAATATTTTTAATAACATTAATCGTACAACATATTAACAATATTAAAAATAACAGCAATACCACAACTTTAGGTTATTACTGTTATTTCTATTTAATATCTTTCTAAACAATAATCATAAAAGAATTCAAAGATCTTATCCCCATCATGATTATTATAAAAGTCAACCATCAATGTATTAAATTCTAATCTATTTTTTACTTTAACATTGAATACACCTTGACCATTAAATATTAAAATTAAATTTGATATAAGTCTTGATGTTCTCTTGTTTCCATCATAATAAAATTGATTTAAAGCACCCCAAAGAAATATATCAAAAGCTAAATCAATGCTACTTTTACTTCTTTCTATTAATATTGGCAATTCATTATAAAAAATATTTTCTAACTCTTCTGCTTTTGGTGGAATAAAATCTGTACCACCAATTCTAACTTGCCCAGTTCTAAAGCTTCCACTTATTAAAGCTTCATCTTTAGCTACAATTCCATTTAAAGAATTAAATAACTCTTTACTTATATTTACTTTACCTTTATTGACACTTTCAAAAATAAAATTCCACCCATCTCTTATTCTTAAAACTTGTTGCTCATCACTTAATTTATGACCACCAATAGTTATGCCTTCTAAAAGAGTTTGTACTTCCGGATATGTAAAAGGATTTCCCTCTAAACTAGCCATATTAAAAACCATATCTGGTAATAACTTTTTAGTTAATATTATTAATTTACTTTTATCTAAAGGTGGACTAAAATCTTTATAAGATTTCGTTCTTTCAAACAACATGCTTATACCTCCAATACTTTTTATTTAAAAATTATAAATATTTATTAAATTTAAAATCTTATGTTACTATTACAACTTTATGTTATGTTTTTATATTAATTCATTATATTTTACTTATATTATGGGTTAATTATAGCACATTTTCTAAGGTGGTATTTCGCCACCTTAGATGTTGTTAAAATCTAATTTTATATTAAATAAAAATCTCTATAATTCCTTACAATTTCAATTACTTTTTTCTCGGATTTTATCATTATTAGCAACAGGTATATGCTTTGTATTATAATACTCAATTTCATCAATAATTTTTATATCCAATTCAGAAATTAACTTACTCATACACTTAACTCCTATATTTAAAATATTTTAAAATACAAAAATTCACTTTTTTATTTCAGCATATTTTTTAGATATTCCAATAATCTTTATTAAATAATTAATTCCCCAATAAATTAAAATAAAAAATAATATGCCTGACTTAAGATTATATTTATCCCAAGCATAAACTAGTATCAATATACATATAGAATTTAATAAACTTAAAATTAGTTGTATCTTAAAAAATTCATCATTAATTACAATAAAATTCTTATCTTTTATTGTGTAAATAACTTTCTTTTTAAAATAATAAACAATATTATAAATAATAAATACTACTGGCATAATTACACCACATACAATGAACAAAATATATCTCCCCCTTTTAATAGTTCCTCTATATTAAATAAGATAACTCATTTCTTTTTATTAACACTAATATATTGTATTTTTCCCATATTATTGGTATATAATTAATTATATTATATCATTCTCTAAAGGAGGAATAATTCTATGAATTTAAAATTAGGAAAAATGAATGCTAAAACTATAGTGAATGGAATCCTAAGTATAGGTATAATTTATACAATAATAATGTTATTAACTATTATAAGTGCTTTTCTTTTAATACCTGGAACACCCGGTAATTCACCAATTGAGACATTTAATAATTATATGTACGTAATTAAAATATGGGCTACACCTATATTAGGTATTTGTTTAATAAAGTTAATATGCGAAGCTTTATATAAAATTTTAATTGTGGCTGAAATAATTATTAATAAAATGTTATGACTTTTTAAGGGAGTATTTTATGAGATTAATTTGGATGATTTTTATTATTATACTTTTATTATTGTATGAAAAAGTATGGAGACCTCTAATCTGTAAAAAAAAGATATATAGTCATATAGAGAATTTAGGTGGACAAGTAGATAATATAGAACGATTAACTCAAAGAGATGAAATTTATAATGTTTATTATACTGTAAATGGTGAAATGAATAACTCAATTGTGGAATTTAATCTTTTTTATAAAGCTAAATGGAAATAATCTCTAAGGTGGTATTTTGCCTCCTTAGAAATTATATATATCAACATTGAATCTTTGAAGCAACATAAGTTTCTATTAGTGCTTGCAATCAGTTATCTGCATATCCTATTAATTCACTATCACGTATTACACCAAAATCATCTGATATAAAACTCTACTTATACATATATTAACACTCTACTAAAGCAAGCCTATTAATTAAATGACGAATTATAATAGCTTCTAATAATAGTAGGTAATGGTTCATAATATGCACTTGAATTATAATCATCAATAATATCACAAATTTTATGATTATATACTCGTATTAATCACTGAATATAATCTTCATTTGGTTCTAATGTATTTAGTATTAATCTTTTATATACCTTTCCCATTTGAGTTTCTGATGGAACTTTATCAACTAATTCCTTATCTACATCTAATATATTGAACTCACCTTTTTTTAAATCATATTCATTAATCCAATCACTTAATTACTTTATAGATTTTAAATTAAGATAAAGATTTATTGTGTTTTTCTTCTTTTAGCTTTCACAATAACACTTTTTAATAAATTCGTTGTTACTTAAATTATAACCTATATTATATATTTTATAAATTGAAATCTCATACTATATAAGTGTAGACATTATCTATATACTACCATGATTCCTTCAGCATTCTAAATTCCTCATAAGTAACATCACCTATTTTATATTTAAATGAATTCTTTTTATTAAAACCACATTTTTCATACAATTTAATAGCTACTTCATTATCTATTTCTGCGCTTGTATATAGATTTTCACTTGGAAATTTATCATGAAAAAAATCTAAAAATTTTTCTAATGCTTTTGAACCAAATCCCTTATTTTGATGCTTAATATCAATCATGAATCTTGAAAATGACCACCCTTTTAATTCTTCATCATAATCATATAATAAAAAACCTACCATTTCATCACCATTATATATTCCTAAAGGATATAATTTATCTTCATAAAAAGCTTGTACCAATGAGAATGCATTACTTGCAACATAATTAATTTGATGCTCTCCTACCTTTAAAGACACGCAAGTATTGTAATTTGATTTATCTATCTTTCTAAAATTAATATCCATAATTCACCTCTTAAAATCACTATTTATTATTGGTTAATTATATCATATTTTGTAAATAAGCCCTTGCAAATATTTATTTCTGCTGAATTTGATGCCTTTTAATTGATTTTTAAATATATTCTATATTTAAAAGCTTTTTTTTTATTAGAATATTAAGAACTCATATTAATTTAATACTGGACTATTCTTACATAATTTCATATAAATAAGGGAATTTTATATATTAATATTAAATAACTATACACATTTTATTTAATCTATTGTATTTTAAATTAATAGATTAATTTTCTAGACTGTATTTTAATAAAACTAATCCTAATTTTATTAAAATATAAATTAACATTTATGGGAGGTAATAATTTTACATGTGTACAGCAATAACATTACAATCAGAACAATTAGAAAATTTTTTCGGTAGAACTATGGATTTTTCTTATGGTATTGATCCAGAACTTTTTATTATACCTAAGAATTATGAGTGGACAAATTTCCTTAGCAATAAAACTATCTCTAATAAATATAGTTTTATGGGAATTGGGCAAAAAAAAGATGGTATGCTAGCCTTTTTTGATGGTGTAAATGAAAAAGGATTTGCTGCTGCAACCTTATATTTTGCTGGATATGCAAAATATGATGATGAAGAAAACTCAATGGAAAAAGAATCAATTTCATCTTTAGATTTTCTTCATTATATTTTAGGAAAGTGTGAATCAGTAAAAGATCTTAAAGACATTTTACTAAATATAAGTATTAAAGGACTTCCTGATCCAGTAACTCAAACTGTTGCACCTTTACATTGGATAGCTACAGATAAAAGTGGAGAATGTGTTGTTATTGAACAAACAGAGGATGGCTTAAATATATTTAAAAATGAAATTGGAGTTATGGCTAATAGCCCTAATTTTAAATGGCATATGACTAATTTAACAAATTATATTAATGTATCTCAAACTCAAATTGATAATACCAAATGGGGAAATGTTCAGTTAAAACCTTTTGGTCAAGCAAGTGGAACAATGCAATTACCTGGAGGATATACTTCACCAGAACGCTTTGTAAAAACAGCATATCAAAAAACACATATTAAAATGCCTAAAAATAGTTTAGAGGCAATAAATGCATGTTTTCACATTATGGAAAGTGTTACAATACCTAAAGGAATCGTAGTCACAAATAGAAATACGGACGATTATACAAAATATACAGCTTTTGTAAACACAAATACTTGTGAATATTTCTTCAAGACTTATGACAACACTCAAATTATAAAAGCAAGTCTTTTTAATAATTATAAAGATAGTAAAGAACCAATTTCGCTAGGAAAATTAGAACGTAAAGTTAAATTTGAAGAAATATAAAAATAAAATTATCAAACTATAAAATTTTAACCATACTTAATGACCTGTCCACTATCTACTTAATAATGGGCAGGTCATTTTCTAGTACCTTTTATAATTTAATTTTATCTGTTATTTAAAGTATTTTTCTATAATAAAAACTTCCTTAGATCTCATTTTATCAGCGAATTCTTAAATTCCTAAGTTCTAATATTCTTAAATTCTAAAATTCTTCTTAAAATTATAATAATCTTAAATAATAAAATGTATAACAAATGCTATTGTAAGTATATACATAATAGGTTTTATTTCCTTTTGTTTACCTGTTAATACTTTAATTAAAGTGTAACTAATAAATCCCATTGCTAATCCTTGAGCTATACTAAAAGTAAGTGGCATAAGAAGTATAGTTATAAATGCTGGTAGTGCTTCAGTAAAATCATTAAAATTTATACTAGTAACTTCACCAAGCATAAGAACACCTACTATAATTAAAACTGGTGCTGTAGCTTGTGGAGGAACTAACATAAATAATGGTGCAAAGAATAATGCTACTAGAAATAAAATTCCTGTTGTAACAGCTGTTAAACCAGTTCTACCACCTTCTGCAACTCCTGTAGCACTTTCTACATATGATGTAACAGTGCAAGTTCCAAGTAATGCACCTGTAGCTGCTGCCACTGAACCTGTAACTAATGCTTTATCTAATCCTTCAATACTTCCATCTTCTTTAACTAAACCAGCTTTTTTTGATACCCCAATTAGTGTACCAATGTTATCAAACATATCAACGATTGTTATTGAAAATACTATTGATACAAGTCCATATTTTACTGCACCCATAATATCTAATTTACCAAATGTATCTACTGGAATAGGTGGAACTAAATTAAATATATCTCCTATGCTATGTGGAATTTTAGTTATTCCAATAAACATTCCCAATATTGTTGTGGTAAACATTCCAATTAATAAACTGCCTTTAACCCCTCTTGAAAATAAACTTCCTGTAAAAATTAGTCCAAATAATGTAAGAATTACTCCTGGATCTTTTATATTGCCAAGTCCAACAAAAGTAGATTCGTTGGCAACAATAATTTGAGAATTTTTTAATCCTATAAAAGCTATAAATAGCCCTATACCAACCCCTATAGATGTTTTTAAAACCTCTGGAATAGAATCTATAATACGTTGTAATACCTTAGTTACTGTTAAAATTATAAATACTACCCCTGAAATAAAAACTGCTCCTAATGCTGTTTGCCATGGTAACTCCATTGCTCCACAAATAGTATATGCAAAAAAAGCACTTAATCCTAATCCCGGTGCAACTACAACTGGTAAATTTGCAAACATTCCCATAAATATTGTTGCAAATGCCGTTGTTAAAACTACCGCTGCTACTGTACTAGTTTTCGGCATTCCTGTTGTACAAAGCATACTAGGTATAACTGCTAAAATATATGCTGTTGCTATAAATGTTGTTGCTCCTGCTAATATTTCAGTCTTTACATCTGTTCCTTTTTTAGTTAGCTTAAAAATTTTCTCCAAAATACTGTTATTATTACAATCCTTTTGTTTAATTTCAATCATTTTTAATCCCCCCTATGAAATTTAACTTATTTCTTTATAAGAAAATGATTAATACTTAATCAACTACTTGATCAAATGGTAGTTAAAAAGTTTTAACAAAAACTGGAATAAACTCTTTTTATATCAACTCCTATCCAATTTTCATGTAAACGTTTATTTTTGCAATAAAAAAGACCACAACAAATAGCTAAAAGCTATTATTGTAGTCAGGTAATATCGGCACCAGGTAGAGACTTCTCACCCATAACATGAGAATATACAATATAACTCAATTTAAATTGTAATTTTTTACTAATTTTATATTATCATACTTTTATTCCAAAATCTATATGTATTTTATTGAAATATATATTGGAAATTATTTCATTACACTTTCTACATAAAATAACCCTAAAAGTATATTTTACCTTTAGGGTTTATCAATTTTAAATTTAATCTTTTAATTACAATCAATAGCTTTATTATAAATTACATAAACAATTCTTTTTCATTTTCTAACAAGTCTTCAACTAAATATTTATAATCTATTTAATCTTTATTACAATATCAATATTCAATAAAAACATAGCCTTTTATTTTATTTAATAAACTAATTAAATCAAGATTTATTATGTTTTTCTTCTTTTAAGCTTTCATATATATAAGTAGCACCTTCATGCCAAAGCTTAGTTTCTTCATTCTCTAAGTCAGAATAAACCTTGGAATTATATACTTCCATTAAAGCATCTTCCAAGCTATTATGTTCTGTTTCAATAATCATACCTGTAACTTTTGCAACCTTAAAAGGAATAAATAC
This genomic interval carries:
- a CDS encoding membrane protein, giving the protein MNLLALIFNILIPIIMIFMGFLYKCNLYKKIDKTLDLIIPIAMIFSGFSDDKKISLSKGTSTLASANKKCSLIWSISGVCTLLLTIILLILNKSDIYDTSVILLEVEFFILVAIFITVEYVLKRKLYKKIY
- a CDS encoding CYTH domain-containing protein, giving the protein MEIERKWLFNINEVPINLSSTITYYTQGYISITPEVRLRSKVVENLITHTTTDETYRLCIKGEGTLTRHEVQKDLTKEEYNALLEVGNLKLENLIQKHYYIIPIEKYNLTVGIVDQGSINEFCYGEIEFDSEKEAKNFNPPTWFGKDVTNDKSYKMKNYWKRTRLDNK
- a CDS encoding nucleotidyltransferase domain-containing protein, which translates into the protein MKNKIINYILNKYEPHTIILYGSYADGSNNINSDFDALVITDKKCKFHDGNEVME
- a CDS encoding Fic family protein; protein product: MLFERTKSYKDFSPPLDKSKLIILTKKLLPDMVFNMASLEGNPFTYPEVQTLLEGITIGGHKLSDEQQVLRIRDGWNFIFESVNKGKVNISKELFNSLNGIVAKDEALISGSFRTGQVRIGGTDFIPPKAEELENIFYNELPILIERSKSSIDLAFDIFLWGALNQFYYDGNKRTSRLISNLILIFNGQGVFNVKVKNRLEFNTLMVDFYNNHDGDKIFEFFYDYCLERY
- a CDS encoding GNAT family N-acetyltransferase, whose product is MDINFRKIDKSNYNTCVSLKVGEHQINYVASNAFSLVQAFYEDKLYPLGIYNGDEMVGFLLYDYDEELKGWSFSRFMIDIKHQNKGFGSKALEKFLDFFHDKFPSENLYTSAEIDNEVAIKLYEKCGFNKKNSFKYKIGDVTYEEFRMLKESW
- a CDS encoding linear amide C-N hydrolase, which produces MCTAITLQSEQLENFFGRTMDFSYGIDPELFIIPKNYEWTNFLSNKTISNKYSFMGIGQKKDGMLAFFDGVNEKGFAAATLYFAGYAKYDDEENSMEKESISSLDFLHYILGKCESVKDLKDILLNISIKGLPDPVTQTVAPLHWIATDKSGECVVIEQTEDGLNIFKNEIGVMANSPNFKWHMTNLTNYINVSQTQIDNTKWGNVQLKPFGQASGTMQLPGGYTSPERFVKTAYQKTHIKMPKNSLEAINACFHIMESVTIPKGIVVTNRNTDDYTKYTAFVNTNTCEYFFKTYDNTQIIKASLFNNYKDSKEPISLGKLERKVKFEEI
- a CDS encoding NCS2 family permease; translated protein: MIEIKQKDCNNNSILEKIFKLTKKGTDVKTEILAGATTFIATAYILAVIPSMLCTTGMPKTSTVAAVVLTTAFATIFMGMFANLPVVVAPGLGLSAFFAYTICGAMELPWQTALGAVFISGVVFIILTVTKVLQRIIDSIPEVLKTSIGVGIGLFIAFIGLKNSQIIVANESTFVGLGNIKDPGVILTLFGLIFTGSLFSRGVKGSLLIGMFTTTILGMFIGITKIPHSIGDIFNLVPPIPVDTFGKLDIMGAVKYGLVSIVFSITIVDMFDNIGTLIGVSKKAGLVKEDGSIEGLDKALVTGSVAAATGALLGTCTVTSYVESATGVAEGGRTGLTAVTTGILFLVALFFAPLFMLVPPQATAPVLIIVGVLMLGEVTSINFNDFTEALPAFITILLMPLTFSIAQGLAMGFISYTLIKVLTGKQKEIKPIMYILTIAFVIHFII